A single genomic interval of Camelina sativa cultivar DH55 chromosome 11, Cs, whole genome shotgun sequence harbors:
- the LOC104721227 gene encoding uncharacterized protein LOC104721227, which yields MERNPCDMMNQLDSDSHLPPRKRLLAGFKKLNPNNNVNGSSPSDFASSSSTSNSNGSSSAPTHVQTHLDNLLASRFNNDQSPEELVASTRSAAALAVKAAKAARAIANEKALVSARAIAAAKRALEFVDSFPKEAIPDSKERSPKKNKQKKHVPVELLYSKGQQLRRDEGDDLARRLHRAIDNTYPRVLRTYSEFEENGQRYKKHKKNKNVVEAGGGSSSIIVTGSMKDIAGVVDSDSSYEGLEIARSNRDEEADSKKAGEESSSLGKRRGRVKLKKLPLSICNSRNQENGTTSASTLPVAQPQEDGVIPAWKCQDLKAAPECVKQNKAVRSS from the coding sequence ATGGAGAGGAATCCGTGTGACATGATGAATCAGCTCGATTCAGATTCGCATCTCCCTCCTCGTAAGAGATTACTAGCTGGATTCAAGAAACTAAACCCCAACAACAACGTCAATGGATCTTCTCCTTCTGAtttcgcttcttcttcctcaacttcAAACTCTAACGGATCTTCCTCTGCTCCAACCCATGTCCAGACCCATCTCGACAATTTGTTAGCTTCCCGTTTCAACAATGATCAGTCACCGGAAGAGCTCGTTGCCTCGACGAGATCCGCAGCTGCTTTAGCGGTTAAAGCTGCAAAGGCTGCCAGGGCGATTGCGAACGAAAAGGCTTTGGTTTCCGCCAGGGCGATCGCTGCGGCTAAGAGGGCATTGGAATTTGTTGATTCTTTCCCTAAAGAAGCTATCCCTGATTCCAAGGAGAGGTCTCCTAAGAAGAACAAGCAGAAGAAACATGTCCCCGTCGAGCTTTTGTATTCCAAGGGACAACAGCTAAGAAGAGACGAGGGAGATGATTTAGCGCGTAGGTTGCATCGAGCTATAGACAATACGTATCCTAGAGTCTTGAGAACTTACTCGGAATTCGAGGAGAATGGTCAGAGATACAAGAAGCATAAGAAGAACAAGAACGTAGTTGAAGCTGGTGGTGGGAGTAGTAGTATTATAGTAACAGGTTCTATGAAGGACATTGCGGGAGTCGTGGATTCAGACAGCTCGTATGAAGGGTTAGAGATAGCTAGATCAAACAGGGATGAAGAAGCGGATTCGAAGAAAGCAGGGGAGGAAAGCAGCTCATTGGgtaaaagaagaggaagagtgaAGCTAAAGAAGCTTCCTTTGAGCATTTGTAATTCTAGAAACCAAGAAAACGGAACTACCTCCGCGTCTACGTTACCGGTGGCTCAGCCGCAGGAGGACGGCGTGATCCCGGCTTGGAAATGCCAGGACCTCAAGGCGGCTCCAGAATGTGTGAAGCAGAACAAAGCCGTACGGTCATCATAG